The following coding sequences are from one Diprion similis isolate iyDipSimi1 chromosome 9, iyDipSimi1.1, whole genome shotgun sequence window:
- the LOC124410557 gene encoding putative phospholipase B-like lamina ancestor isoform X1 produces the protein MLKVVGASWLQTRISTCILAAVALLGIGAIILGEFGRYVYTSVENDGTYAATVTWKQNGAYRIDFWGQGNDLKAIPTGAARAYYKTGIHHTGWSIIEIKSSEDYPDTVQAYSTGLLEGSLTWQLIHHHWHNTIEAPCSTRESTCEKIRHHLKENREYHRKRAEVLAAKDPYWHMVSLFYTQLAGMEAGWKFAVHRSRKSVEIQSEDFLWLAMASDLPFLEDTDNKLRVNADLAGMAFLKLFNKTSGEPQITLAHNTAAPYGKMLRLLKRYDLGYHLSPSENSQVVPGRSIVMTSYPGALSSQDEYYIIENEGRELLVAGTPLAIGDHGIWSQPILKNQLTLAVRVMSTNRLATDGLTWSRHLALYNGGTASRQWLAVDPRLNSVWLVEQFPSITHAVDYSKDFVNIGFVSCTGAPMFKEIRKVAEVSRETAVMRSNEITKRQANITTPSGIADLMRGIVPDTQAASNNFSITSGTDLVEILAFRGDLYAQPFPVGVIDAKIVTAGIDGIEEFQIYSGPSFFNKIPAFNWTRTFPNEPHCGHPEAFNFGMTTPKWVWV, from the exons ATGCTGAAGGTGGTCGGAGCCTCGTGGCTGCAAACTCGCATTTCCACGTGCATACTCGCCGCCGTTGCCCTTCTGGGCATAGGGGCCATCATCCTTGGCGAGTTTGGGCGGTACGTATATACAAG TGTTGAGAACGATGGCACGTATGCAGCAACTGTTACCTGGAAACAGAATGGAGCATACAGAATAGATTTTTGGGGACAAGGAAATGATCTGAAAGCTATTCCAACTGGTGCTGCTCGTGCCTATTACAAAACCGGAATACATCATACAGG CTGGTCAATCATCGAGATAAAATCTTCTGAAGATTATCCAGACACAGTTCAGGCATACTCCACCGGTCTTTTGGAAGGTAGCTTGACTTGGCAGTTAATTCATCACCATTGGCATAACACAATAGAAGCGCCATGCTCCACACGGGAATCgacgtgtgaaaaaattcgtcatcaTCTTAAAGAAAATCGGGAATACCATAGAAAGCGCGCTGAAGTATTGGCAGCCAAGGATCCGTACTGGCACATG GTAAGTTTGTTCTACACCCAACTTGCTGGGATGGAAGCTGGCTGGAAGTTTGCCGTTCATCGCAGTAGAAAGTCCGTGGAAATTCAATCTGAAGATTTTCTGTGGCTCGCCATGGCATCTGATTTGCCTTTTCTTGAAGACACCGACAATAAATTAAGAGTCAACGCAGATCTCGCAGGAATGGCTTTCCTCAAGTTGTTTAACAAAACCAGTGGAGAACCTCAGATCACATTGGCACATAACACTGCAGCACC ATATGGCAAAATGTTACGGCTTCTCAAAAGATACGATCTAGGATACCATCTTTCCCCATCCGAAAATTCTCAGGTGGTACCTGGTCGTTCGATCGTCATGACGTCATATCCTGGAGCATTGTCATCGCAGGATGAATATTACATTATTGAGAATGAAGGTCGAGAACTCTTAGTAGCGGGAACACCTCTGGCGATCGGCGATCATGGTATTTGGAGTcaaccgattttgaaaaaccaa TTAACACTTGCAGTGCGGGTGATGTCAACAAATCGCCTTGCTACCGACGGTCTTACTTGGTCCAGACATTTGGCGCTTTACAATGGTGGAACAGCGAGCCGTCAATGGTTAGCTGTTGATCCGCGACTAAACTCAGTTTGGCTGGTTGAACAGTTTCCAAGCATAACACATGCTGTTGATTATTCGAAGGACTTTGTTAATATTGGCTTTGTGTCCTGCACTGGGGCGCCGATGTTTAAGGAAATTCGCAAAGTCGCTGAGGTCTCACGTGAAACTGCCGTCATGAGGAGTAATGAGATTACAAAGCGACAGGCGAATATCACAACACCGAGCGGAATCGCCGATTTGATGCGAGGAATCGTTCCAGACACCCAGGCTGCTTCGAACAACTTTAGCATAACATCGGGTACTGATTTAGTAGAAATTCTCGCTTTCAGAGGTGATCTTTATGCCCAACCATTTCCTGTTGGTGTTATCGACGCTAAAATTGTTACGGCTGGCATAGATGGAATTGAGGAATTCCAGATATATTCAGGACcaagttttttcaacaaaattccgGCGTTTAATTGGACTAGAACCTTTCCAAACGAGCCTCACTGTGGCCATCCAGAAGCCTTCAACTTTGGTATGACAACTCCAAAGTGGGTTTGGGTGTGA
- the LOC124410556 gene encoding tyramine beta-hydroxylase gives MRILFLLLLVAGITTSIAKPNHGQSAIENTIKISKRGAETNRVHSIPLGSDVTFHWRVELTDGTIMVEVHYVGGDNTWFAIGFSDYGEKSPADYCILWSGWNREINLQDVWADEEGKISVDDQQDCKDFLWKKRGNVTKFSYTRKFDTCDNEDYVIEDGTTHVVWLKGEGPLYSIAGLQVSDAKVTGMSRAQLPRVAHREAPVPNDAWTLELLASQVKVPSDETTYWCNVHKLPSSLRDRHHILKFGPVIQPGNEHLVHHIEIFHCAGPAERSIPPYAGPCNHPDRPEETKVCQKVLAAWAMGAEAFVYPDEAGLPIGGEDFNRHVMLEVHYNNPELHSGQVDSSGIQFVLTKTLRKYDAGVIELGLEYTDKMAIPPGQEAFTLSGHCIAECTGVGLPREGIKIFGSQLHTHLLGTQVATRHVRDGIELPILNRDNHYSTHFQEIRLLPKPVTVLPGDSLITTCTYNSLKMSNVTLGGFAISDEMCVNYIHYYPSTRLEVCKSAISSDALRTYFRYMRDWENQPTSNVKGISENYQSIEWSRVRIAALHDLYMAAPLGMQCNSSDGSRLPGLWENAASTPIRLPLSPPARDCLGIYGNA, from the exons ATGAGAATATTATTCTTGCTGCTTCTCGTGGCAGGTATTACAACGAGTATCGCCAAGCCCAATCATGGGCAATCAGCGATTGAAAATAccattaaaatatcaaaaagagGGGCGGAAACTAACCGCGTACATTCGATACCCCTGGGTTCCGATGTGACGTTTCACTGGAG gGTCGAACTGACGGACGGAACGATTATGGTAGAAGTTCACTATGTCGGGGGAGATAACACCTGGTTTGCTATTGGATTCTCTGATTACGGAGAGAAAAGCCCAGCCGATTATTGCATTTTATGGTCAGGCTGGAATCGGGAAATCAATCTACAA GACGTTTGGGCGGATGAAGAGGGTAAAATAAGCGTCGACGATCAACAGGACTGCAAGGACTTTCTATGGAAAAAGCGTGGAAATGTGACGAAATTTTCTTACAcaagaaaatttgatacatGCGACAACGAGGACTACGTTATCGAA GACGGGACGACGCATGTTGTCTGGTTGAAAGGCGAGGGCCCCTTGTACTCCATCGCGGGTCTGCAAGTCTCCGACGCTAAGGTGACGGGGATGTCCAGGGCTCAACTACCCAGGGTGGCTCATCGCGAAGCACCAGTGCCGAATGATGCTTGGACATTGGAGCTTTTGGCGAGCCAAGTCAAGGTGCCCAGCGATGAAACGACCTATTGGTGCAACGTACACAAGCTTCCGTCCTCGTTGAGAGACAG GCACCACATTCTCAAGTTCGGACCGGTAATTCAACCGGGCAATGAGCACCTCGTTCATCatatagaaatatttcattgtgCCGGGCCCGCCGAAAGATCTATTCCCCCATACGCCGGCCCTTGCAATCATCCCGATCGACCGGAGGAAACAAAG GTGTGTCAGAAGGTCCTGGCGGCCTGGGCGATGGGGGCGGAAGCATTTGTTTACCCGGATGAAGCTGGACTTCCGATAGGTGGTGAGGATTTCAACCGCCATGTAATGCTCGAGGTTCATTACAACAATCCCGAGTTACATTCAGGCCAAGTAGATTCGTCGGGAATCCAATTTGTTCTCACAAAAACCCTTCGGAAGTACGATGCGGGCGTAATAGAGCTCGGTCTTGAGTACACGGACAAGATGGCAATACCTCCTGGACAg GAAGCCTTCACTCTGTCGGGTCACTGCATCGCGGAATGTACCGGAGTCGGTTTGCCCAGAGAAGGAATAAAGATATTCGGGTCTCAGCTTCACACCCATTTGCTCGGTACGCAGGTCGCCACTCGTCACGTAAGGGATGGCATTGAACTCCCGATACTGAACCGCGACAATCACTACTCGACCCATTTTCAGGAAATCAGACTACTCCCCAAACCCGTCACCGTTTTGCCC GGGGATTCTTTGATAACAACTTGCACGTACAATAGCCTGAAGATGTCGAACGTTACGTTGGGTGGATTCGCGATATCAGACGAGATGTGCGTTAACTACATTCACTATTATCCGAGTACGAGACTAGAG GTATGCAAAAGCGCGATTAGCAGCGACGCGCTTAGAACTTACTTCCGTTACATGCGAGACTGGGAGAACCAGCCGACGTCGAACGTCAAGGGAATATCAGAGAATTACCAGAGCATCGAATGGAGCAGGGTCCGCATAGCGGCCCTCCACGATCTTTACATGGCTGCGCCATTAG GTATGCAATGTAACAGCTCCGATGGCTCCCGGCTTCCAGGGCTGTGGGAAAACGCGGCGTCGACGCCGATCCGGTTGCCCTTGTCTCCACCAGCTCGTGACTGCCTCGGTATCTACGGAAACGCATAA
- the LOC124410543 gene encoding active breakpoint cluster region-related protein, with protein sequence MSVFGDFQRVWVQRFPDSTLPAAWEEDVRANLVKHKQKVTALREELEKEEFYVEYLERLLADVERHKQLSNCSGFATVEEKTKAVEPQIKNSYENLENNLQNSDKPAILRPPLESSLPSLPLREDISKLQDKCVSELSSTLSSFKRPRSEIPKSPEKVFELRRNSNPDVPSNYVTVIEVTGSTKKDKSEEVTKDGEDKETENTINEEAEDGDSEASDDEPLYDSVALDPTGEYVYIDARVAPLANSNPVPLRRPPSLPDSPGNQSNYVNIDYFIQHRAAMDSEDEEGASPAPPILLRALSTDNETGSSDAEPLSLSEGSLESPTPTTPRRHDKGGERDDDRTSMVKCIINSVVDSEAVYVECLSVMLQYMKAIRATLTTSQPVISEEEFGTMFYKIPELHALHRDFLEGLRKKLEKWDSRTTIGEHFKVMASNIGLYGAFLHNYARATDTVRRCSANSAQFGQITKDIRLKGLPKGQGLSLEDLLHKPVARVQKNALVLHDLLKHTPSNHADHTPLSEALAMTRHFLDELNIIQTKFMFPSHDRAQRRLVKNSFVVELADGHRKLRHLFLFNDVIACAKYKASGRDKFTFELKWYVPLGDALVSEDSGEPREASPANVVALRSQACTVRDQILWEEKNDEKRIRIGGRGSEKNRKKLAELEAQLVLASPNLVLRVTHRGQHRAHNSYTFFLSSEFERAQWVEAVEALKQGGQPPGPLPLSMYELQAWVTACRTYLQTDMGSYLLRSGRDESLLLGDLHITLLGLTPPGLDRPGGLYVTVEVDSYGHYFKRAKSRIARGQAPTWGETFVVELEGSQNVRILLYEECGSRAVLRGKCTQRLSRSWFQSEQVERALSLGPATLGVVLKFVPSEVTLRRVPSAKPQGLFGAKIQQVCKREKRDVPFIVTACVREVERRGVGEVGLYRVSGSASDLVKLRKSFESNAYEAEQLLKEVDVHSVTGVLKLYLREMPEALFTDALYPAFLEAFQSGEMTRIAALKRVHENLPPVNRAVIDFLLSHLIRVNKHEAQNKMSLHNLATVFGPTLLRPGTHSRADAKSRDPLAAGTVDVMAQAGILYCFLQTHL encoded by the exons ATGAGCGTATTTGGTGACTTTCAACGGGTTTGGGTGCAGAGATTCCCGGACAGCACCCTGCCTGCCGCTTGGGAGGAGGACGTCCGTGCCAACCTGGTGAAACACAAGCAAAAG GTCACTGCGCTGCGTGAGGAGCTTGAGAAGGAAGAATTTTATGTAGAATATTTGGAAAGACTGTTGGCTGATGTAGAGCGTCACAAACAATTGTCCAATTGTTCCGGCTTTGCGActgtggaagaaaaaacaaaagcagTTGAACCCCAGATTAAAAATAGTTATGAGAATCTCGaaaacaatttacaaaattctgaTAAACCAGCCATCTTACGCCCACCACTCGAATCCTCTCTTCCGTCGCTACCGTTAAGAGAGGATATCAGCAAGCTCCAAGACAAATGCGTGTCGGAATTAAGCTCAACTTTGAGTTCTTTCAAGCGGCCTAGGAGCGAGATTCCAAAGAGTCCTGAAAAAGTATTCGAACTCAGGAGAAACAGTAATCCAGACGTTCCTAGTAATTATGTTACCGTTATCGAAGTAACTGGTAGTacgaaaaaagacaaaagtgAAGAAGTAACCAAAGATGGCGAAGATAAAG AAACTGAGAATACAATAAATGAAGAAGCCGAAGATGGAGATTCCGAGGCATCAGATGATGAGCCACTCTACGATTCGGTTGCCTTGGATCCAACGGGAGAATATGTTTACATTGATGCACGTGTTGCCCCTCTTGCTAATAGTAATCCAGTACCTCTTCGAAGGCCACCTTCGCTCCCTGACTCACCCGGGAACCAGAGCAACTATGTCAACATTGACTATTTTATACA GCACAGGGCAGCCATGGACAGCGAGGACGAGGAGGGTGCAAGTCCAGCACCCCCAATCCTACTCCGTGCATTGAGCACTGATAATGAAACAGGAAGCAGTGATGCAGAGCCGCTTAGTCTGAGTGAAGGTAGTTTAGAGTCCCCCACACCTACGACACCACGAAGGCATGACAAGGGTGGAGAGCGAGATGATGATCGAACTTCAATGGTCAAGTGCATTATAAACTCCGTCGTTGACAGTGAAGCTGTTTACGTAGAATGTCTTTCCGTCATGCTGCAG TATATGAAGGCCATCAGAGCTACGTTGACGACATCACAGCCTGTGATTTCAGAAGAGGAGTTTGGCACTATGTTCTACAAAATTCCAGAGCTGCACGCGCTGCATAGAGATTTTTTGGAAGgcttacgaaaaaaattggagaagtGGGATTCCCGAACTACGATTGGAGAACATTTCAAG GTGATGGCAAGTAACATTGGCCTTTATGGAGCCTTTTTACACAATTATGCTCGTGCCACGGACACTGTGCGCCGATGTAGTGCCAATTCTGCTCAATTTGGACAGATCACAAAAGATATTAGACTGAAAGGCCTCCCCAAGGGACAGGGTCTCTCATTGGAAGATCTCCTTCATAAGCCTGTTGCCCGTGTTCAGAAGAATGCCTTAGTACTGCAC GATCTCCTTAAACACACGCCATCAAATCACGCTGATCACACGCCATTGTCCGAGGCCTTGGCTATGACTAGACACTTTCTTGATGAACTTAATATTATTCAGACAAAATTTATGTTTCCT AGCCATGACCGAGCCCAGAGAAGACTGGTTAAGAATTCGTTTGTCGTTGAACTTGCAGATGGACACCGTAAATTGCGACATCTATTTTTGTTCAACGACGTTATTGCCTGTGCAAAATATAAGGCTTCTGGAAGAGACAAGTTCACTTTTGAACTGAAGTGGTACGTTCCTCTAGGTGATGCCCTCGTCTCTGAAGATAGTGGCGAACCACGAGAGGCAAGTCCAGCAAACGTTGTTGCTCTCAG ATCCCAGGCATGCACGGTAAGGGACCAAATTTTGTGGGAAGAAAAGAACGATGAGAAGAGAATAAGGATCGGTGGAAGAGGGTcggaaaaaaatcggaaaaaattggCTGAACTTGAGGCTCAGTTGGTACTGGCTTCTCCAAATCTTGTTCTACGGGTTACGCATAGAGGACAACACCGTGCTCACAATTCATacactttctttctctccagCGAATTTGAACGTGCGCAATGGGTTGAGGCTGTTGAAGCGTTAAAACAG GGTGGCCAACCTCCAGGGCCATTGCCGTTATCCATGTACGAACTCCAAGCATGGGTTACCGCCTGCCGAACTTACCTGCAAACTGATATGGGTAGTTACCTTCTACGCTCGGGACGAGACGAGAGTCTCTTGCTGGGTGATTTGCATATTACTTTACTCGGACTCACACCTCCTGGATTGGACAGGCCTGGGGGTCTCTATGTAACGGTAGAAGTCGACAGCTATGGCCACTATTTCAAGCGGGCCAAAAGTCGGATTGCCAGAGGCCAAGCGCCAACTTGGG GTGAGACTTTCGTTGTTGAATTAGAAGGAAGTCAAAATGTAAGGATTCTATTGTATGAAGAATGTGGTTCGAGAGCTGTACTAAGAGGTAAATGTACTCAGAGACTGAGTAGATCATGGTTTCAGTCTGAACAAGTTGAGAGAGCCTTGAGTTTAGGCCCTGCGACGCTCGGTGtagtattaaaatttgttcCAAGTGAAGTAACGCTACGAAGAGTACCTTCCGCTAAACCCCAAGGGCTATTTGGTGCAAAGATTCAACAAGTTTGCAA GCGAGAAAAACGCGACGTTCCTTTTATTGTGACTGCCTGTGTTCGTGAAGTTGAAAGGCGGGGAGTTGGCGAAGTCGGATTGTACAGAGTGTCCGGTTCAGCTTCTGATTTAGTCAAACTTCGAAAATCATTCGAAAGCAATGCTTACGAAGCTGAGCAACTTCTCAAAGAG GTGGACGTTCACTCAGTAACCGGCGTTTTGAAACTTTACCTCCGTGAAATGCCAGAAGCCTTGTTCACCGATGCACTTTATCCCGCCTTTCTTGAAGCCTTCCAGTCCGGAGAGATGACCAGGATCGCTGCTTTAAAAAGAGTCCATGAAAACCTGCCGCCTGTCAACAGAGCTGTCATTGACTTTCTCCTGTCTCATTTGATTCGTGTTAACAAGCACGAGGCACAGAACAAAATGTCCTTACATAATTTGGCTACGGTATTCGGACCTACCCTTCTGCGACCCGGTACTCACTCCCGTGCGGATGCTAAAAGTCGAGACCCTCTCGCCGCTGGAACCGTTGACGTTATGGCTCAGGCCGGGATCTTATATTGCTTCCTACAAACGCACCTGTAA
- the LOC124410557 gene encoding putative phospholipase B-like lamina ancestor isoform X2, producing the protein MLKVVGASWLQTRISTCILAAVALLGIGAIILGEFGRVENDGTYAATVTWKQNGAYRIDFWGQGNDLKAIPTGAARAYYKTGIHHTGWSIIEIKSSEDYPDTVQAYSTGLLEGSLTWQLIHHHWHNTIEAPCSTRESTCEKIRHHLKENREYHRKRAEVLAAKDPYWHMVSLFYTQLAGMEAGWKFAVHRSRKSVEIQSEDFLWLAMASDLPFLEDTDNKLRVNADLAGMAFLKLFNKTSGEPQITLAHNTAAPYGKMLRLLKRYDLGYHLSPSENSQVVPGRSIVMTSYPGALSSQDEYYIIENEGRELLVAGTPLAIGDHGIWSQPILKNQLTLAVRVMSTNRLATDGLTWSRHLALYNGGTASRQWLAVDPRLNSVWLVEQFPSITHAVDYSKDFVNIGFVSCTGAPMFKEIRKVAEVSRETAVMRSNEITKRQANITTPSGIADLMRGIVPDTQAASNNFSITSGTDLVEILAFRGDLYAQPFPVGVIDAKIVTAGIDGIEEFQIYSGPSFFNKIPAFNWTRTFPNEPHCGHPEAFNFGMTTPKWVWV; encoded by the exons ATGCTGAAGGTGGTCGGAGCCTCGTGGCTGCAAACTCGCATTTCCACGTGCATACTCGCCGCCGTTGCCCTTCTGGGCATAGGGGCCATCATCCTTGGCGAGTTTGGGCG TGTTGAGAACGATGGCACGTATGCAGCAACTGTTACCTGGAAACAGAATGGAGCATACAGAATAGATTTTTGGGGACAAGGAAATGATCTGAAAGCTATTCCAACTGGTGCTGCTCGTGCCTATTACAAAACCGGAATACATCATACAGG CTGGTCAATCATCGAGATAAAATCTTCTGAAGATTATCCAGACACAGTTCAGGCATACTCCACCGGTCTTTTGGAAGGTAGCTTGACTTGGCAGTTAATTCATCACCATTGGCATAACACAATAGAAGCGCCATGCTCCACACGGGAATCgacgtgtgaaaaaattcgtcatcaTCTTAAAGAAAATCGGGAATACCATAGAAAGCGCGCTGAAGTATTGGCAGCCAAGGATCCGTACTGGCACATG GTAAGTTTGTTCTACACCCAACTTGCTGGGATGGAAGCTGGCTGGAAGTTTGCCGTTCATCGCAGTAGAAAGTCCGTGGAAATTCAATCTGAAGATTTTCTGTGGCTCGCCATGGCATCTGATTTGCCTTTTCTTGAAGACACCGACAATAAATTAAGAGTCAACGCAGATCTCGCAGGAATGGCTTTCCTCAAGTTGTTTAACAAAACCAGTGGAGAACCTCAGATCACATTGGCACATAACACTGCAGCACC ATATGGCAAAATGTTACGGCTTCTCAAAAGATACGATCTAGGATACCATCTTTCCCCATCCGAAAATTCTCAGGTGGTACCTGGTCGTTCGATCGTCATGACGTCATATCCTGGAGCATTGTCATCGCAGGATGAATATTACATTATTGAGAATGAAGGTCGAGAACTCTTAGTAGCGGGAACACCTCTGGCGATCGGCGATCATGGTATTTGGAGTcaaccgattttgaaaaaccaa TTAACACTTGCAGTGCGGGTGATGTCAACAAATCGCCTTGCTACCGACGGTCTTACTTGGTCCAGACATTTGGCGCTTTACAATGGTGGAACAGCGAGCCGTCAATGGTTAGCTGTTGATCCGCGACTAAACTCAGTTTGGCTGGTTGAACAGTTTCCAAGCATAACACATGCTGTTGATTATTCGAAGGACTTTGTTAATATTGGCTTTGTGTCCTGCACTGGGGCGCCGATGTTTAAGGAAATTCGCAAAGTCGCTGAGGTCTCACGTGAAACTGCCGTCATGAGGAGTAATGAGATTACAAAGCGACAGGCGAATATCACAACACCGAGCGGAATCGCCGATTTGATGCGAGGAATCGTTCCAGACACCCAGGCTGCTTCGAACAACTTTAGCATAACATCGGGTACTGATTTAGTAGAAATTCTCGCTTTCAGAGGTGATCTTTATGCCCAACCATTTCCTGTTGGTGTTATCGACGCTAAAATTGTTACGGCTGGCATAGATGGAATTGAGGAATTCCAGATATATTCAGGACcaagttttttcaacaaaattccgGCGTTTAATTGGACTAGAACCTTTCCAAACGAGCCTCACTGTGGCCATCCAGAAGCCTTCAACTTTGGTATGACAACTCCAAAGTGGGTTTGGGTGTGA
- the LOC124410557 gene encoding putative phospholipase B-like lamina ancestor isoform X3 produces MLKVVGASWLQTRISTCILAAVALLGIGAIILGEFGRWSIIEIKSSEDYPDTVQAYSTGLLEGSLTWQLIHHHWHNTIEAPCSTRESTCEKIRHHLKENREYHRKRAEVLAAKDPYWHMVSLFYTQLAGMEAGWKFAVHRSRKSVEIQSEDFLWLAMASDLPFLEDTDNKLRVNADLAGMAFLKLFNKTSGEPQITLAHNTAAPYGKMLRLLKRYDLGYHLSPSENSQVVPGRSIVMTSYPGALSSQDEYYIIENEGRELLVAGTPLAIGDHGIWSQPILKNQLTLAVRVMSTNRLATDGLTWSRHLALYNGGTASRQWLAVDPRLNSVWLVEQFPSITHAVDYSKDFVNIGFVSCTGAPMFKEIRKVAEVSRETAVMRSNEITKRQANITTPSGIADLMRGIVPDTQAASNNFSITSGTDLVEILAFRGDLYAQPFPVGVIDAKIVTAGIDGIEEFQIYSGPSFFNKIPAFNWTRTFPNEPHCGHPEAFNFGMTTPKWVWV; encoded by the exons ATGCTGAAGGTGGTCGGAGCCTCGTGGCTGCAAACTCGCATTTCCACGTGCATACTCGCCGCCGTTGCCCTTCTGGGCATAGGGGCCATCATCCTTGGCGAGTTTGGGCG CTGGTCAATCATCGAGATAAAATCTTCTGAAGATTATCCAGACACAGTTCAGGCATACTCCACCGGTCTTTTGGAAGGTAGCTTGACTTGGCAGTTAATTCATCACCATTGGCATAACACAATAGAAGCGCCATGCTCCACACGGGAATCgacgtgtgaaaaaattcgtcatcaTCTTAAAGAAAATCGGGAATACCATAGAAAGCGCGCTGAAGTATTGGCAGCCAAGGATCCGTACTGGCACATG GTAAGTTTGTTCTACACCCAACTTGCTGGGATGGAAGCTGGCTGGAAGTTTGCCGTTCATCGCAGTAGAAAGTCCGTGGAAATTCAATCTGAAGATTTTCTGTGGCTCGCCATGGCATCTGATTTGCCTTTTCTTGAAGACACCGACAATAAATTAAGAGTCAACGCAGATCTCGCAGGAATGGCTTTCCTCAAGTTGTTTAACAAAACCAGTGGAGAACCTCAGATCACATTGGCACATAACACTGCAGCACC ATATGGCAAAATGTTACGGCTTCTCAAAAGATACGATCTAGGATACCATCTTTCCCCATCCGAAAATTCTCAGGTGGTACCTGGTCGTTCGATCGTCATGACGTCATATCCTGGAGCATTGTCATCGCAGGATGAATATTACATTATTGAGAATGAAGGTCGAGAACTCTTAGTAGCGGGAACACCTCTGGCGATCGGCGATCATGGTATTTGGAGTcaaccgattttgaaaaaccaa TTAACACTTGCAGTGCGGGTGATGTCAACAAATCGCCTTGCTACCGACGGTCTTACTTGGTCCAGACATTTGGCGCTTTACAATGGTGGAACAGCGAGCCGTCAATGGTTAGCTGTTGATCCGCGACTAAACTCAGTTTGGCTGGTTGAACAGTTTCCAAGCATAACACATGCTGTTGATTATTCGAAGGACTTTGTTAATATTGGCTTTGTGTCCTGCACTGGGGCGCCGATGTTTAAGGAAATTCGCAAAGTCGCTGAGGTCTCACGTGAAACTGCCGTCATGAGGAGTAATGAGATTACAAAGCGACAGGCGAATATCACAACACCGAGCGGAATCGCCGATTTGATGCGAGGAATCGTTCCAGACACCCAGGCTGCTTCGAACAACTTTAGCATAACATCGGGTACTGATTTAGTAGAAATTCTCGCTTTCAGAGGTGATCTTTATGCCCAACCATTTCCTGTTGGTGTTATCGACGCTAAAATTGTTACGGCTGGCATAGATGGAATTGAGGAATTCCAGATATATTCAGGACcaagttttttcaacaaaattccgGCGTTTAATTGGACTAGAACCTTTCCAAACGAGCCTCACTGTGGCCATCCAGAAGCCTTCAACTTTGGTATGACAACTCCAAAGTGGGTTTGGGTGTGA